In the genome of Monodelphis domestica isolate mMonDom1 chromosome 2, mMonDom1.pri, whole genome shotgun sequence, one region contains:
- the LOC100029993 gene encoding C-reactive protein isoform X2, with protein sequence MNWTLSYCLDCTEQDLSGKAFVFPKQSEDSYVTLIPHLEKSLNAFTVCLKVYTELTRKYTLFSFATQTLDNEILLFHEGNSKYSLSVGNVAVVFQVPAVTFEPRHFCASWESESGIAELWVDGKPMGRKSLKMGYVVGKQSKIILGQEQDSFGGGFDEKQSLVGDIGDIVMWDFALSPEEISNVYIGGTFSPNVLDWRGLNFEKKGYVVIKPKLWI encoded by the exons ATGAATTGGACCTTAAGCTACTGCTTGGACTGTACAGAACAAG ACCTGAGTGGGAAAGCCTTTGTGTTCCCCAAACAATCTGAGGATTCCTACGTGACCCTGATTCCACACCTAGAGAAATCCCTGAATGCCTTCACAGTGTGCCTGAAAGTCTACACTGAATTGACCAGAAAGtatactcttttttcttttgctactcAGACACTGGATAATGAGATTCTCCTTTTTCATGAAGGGAACAGCAAGTACAGCTTGTCTGTAGGCAATGTTGCGGTAGTGTTCCAGGTCCCTGCAGTCACTTTTGAACCAAGACACTTTTGTGCCAGCTGGGAGTCAGAGTCAGGCATTGCTGAACTCTGGGTGGATGGGAAGCCAATGGGGAGGAAATCTCTAAAGATGGGATATGTTGTAGGGAAACAATCAAAGATTATCCTTGGACAAGAGCAGGATTCTTTTGGGGGAGGGTTTGATGAGAAGCAATCTCTAGTAGGGGACATTGGAGATATAGTCATGTGGGATTTTGCATTGTCACCAGAAGAGATTAGTAATGTATACATTGGGGGGACCTTTAGTCCTAATGTCCTAGACTGGAGGGGCCTGAACTTTGAAAAAAAGGGCTATGTGGTCATTAAGCCAAAGCTGTGGATCTGA
- the LOC100029993 gene encoding C-reactive protein isoform X1, whose translation MSMEKLPLCFLVIMSLSHALAQTDLSGKAFVFPKQSEDSYVTLIPHLEKSLNAFTVCLKVYTELTRKYTLFSFATQTLDNEILLFHEGNSKYSLSVGNVAVVFQVPAVTFEPRHFCASWESESGIAELWVDGKPMGRKSLKMGYVVGKQSKIILGQEQDSFGGGFDEKQSLVGDIGDIVMWDFALSPEEISNVYIGGTFSPNVLDWRGLNFEKKGYVVIKPKLWI comes from the exons ATGAGCATGGAGAAGCTGCCCCTGTGCTTTCTGGTCATCATGAGTCTCTCACATGCTCTCGCCCAGACAG ACCTGAGTGGGAAAGCCTTTGTGTTCCCCAAACAATCTGAGGATTCCTACGTGACCCTGATTCCACACCTAGAGAAATCCCTGAATGCCTTCACAGTGTGCCTGAAAGTCTACACTGAATTGACCAGAAAGtatactcttttttcttttgctactcAGACACTGGATAATGAGATTCTCCTTTTTCATGAAGGGAACAGCAAGTACAGCTTGTCTGTAGGCAATGTTGCGGTAGTGTTCCAGGTCCCTGCAGTCACTTTTGAACCAAGACACTTTTGTGCCAGCTGGGAGTCAGAGTCAGGCATTGCTGAACTCTGGGTGGATGGGAAGCCAATGGGGAGGAAATCTCTAAAGATGGGATATGTTGTAGGGAAACAATCAAAGATTATCCTTGGACAAGAGCAGGATTCTTTTGGGGGAGGGTTTGATGAGAAGCAATCTCTAGTAGGGGACATTGGAGATATAGTCATGTGGGATTTTGCATTGTCACCAGAAGAGATTAGTAATGTATACATTGGGGGGACCTTTAGTCCTAATGTCCTAGACTGGAGGGGCCTGAACTTTGAAAAAAAGGGCTATGTGGTCATTAAGCCAAAGCTGTGGATCTGA